Proteins found in one Neochlamydia sp. AcF84 genomic segment:
- a CDS encoding transposase, producing MMPGKFEGLRDAQWQILEPLLPKAPEKRGKGYPHTSWRKICDTIFWRLITGSRWCDGLKGTSGVLDQELIAG from the coding sequence ATGATGCCGGGAAAATTTGAAGGATTGAGGGATGCACAATGGCAAATTTTAGAGCCATTACTTCCTAAAGCGCCTGAAAAACGAGGTAAAGGCTATCCCCATACATCGTGGAGAAAAATTTGCGATACTATCTTTTGGCGCCTCATTACAGGTTCAAGATGGTGTGATGGCCTAAAGGGGACTAGTGGGGTTCTAGATCAGGAGCTCATCGCTGGCTAG